In Rattus norvegicus strain BN/NHsdMcwi chromosome 1, GRCr8, whole genome shotgun sequence, a genomic segment contains:
- the Slc6a18 gene encoding sodium-dependent neutral amino acid transporter B(0)AT3 isoform X6 yields MAQASGMDPLVDIEDERPKWDNKLQYLLSCIGFAVGLGNIWRFPYLCHTHGGGAFLIPYFIALVFEGIPLFYIELAIGQRLRRGSIGVWKTISPYLGGVGLGCFSVSFLVSLYYNTILLWVLWFFLNSFQHPLPWSTCPLDLNRTGFVQECQSSGTVSYFWYRQTLNITSDISNTGTIQWKLFLCLVACWTTVYLCVIRGIESTGKVIYFTALFPYLVLTIFLIRGLTLPGATEGLTYLFTPNMKILQNPRVWLDAATQIFFSLSLAFGGHIAFASYNQPRNNCEKDAVTIALVNSMTSLYASITIFSIMGFKASNDYGRCLDRNILSLINEFDFPELSISRDEYPSVLMYLNATQPERVARLPLKTCHLEDFLDKSIWKQSSGAHVLGEDCAGLTSRVCKAPVPPRVVCFICFLSAICFTLQSGSYWLEIFDSFAASLNLIIFAFMEVVGVIHVYGIKRFCDDIEWMTGRRPSLYWQVTWRVVSPMLLFGIFLSYIVLLAQSSPSYKAWNPQYEHFPSREEKLYPGWVQVTCVLLSFLPSLWVPGIALAQLLFQYRQRWKNTHLESALKPQESRGC; encoded by the exons ATGGCTCAGGCCTCAGGGATGGACCCACTTGTGGACATCGAGGACGAGAGACCCAAATGGGACAACAAACTTCAGTACCTCCTGAGCTGCATCGGCTTTGCTGTGGGGCTGGGGAACATATGGCGGTTCCCCTACCTGTGCCATACCCACGGGGGAG GGGCCTTCCTCATCCCCTACTTCATCGCCCTGGTCTTTGAGGGGATCCCGCTTTTCTACATTGAGCTTGCCATTGGCCAGCGCCTACGGAGGGGAAGCATTGGCGTATGGAAGACCATCTCCCCCTACCTTGGTGGAGTAG GCCTGGGCTGCTTCTCAGTGTCCTTCCTGGTCAGCCTGTACTACAACACCATTCTCCTGTGGGTCCTGTGGTTCTTCCTCAACTCCTTCCAACACCCACTGCCCTGGAGCACATGCCCATTGGATCTCAACAGAACAG GATTTGTGCAGGAATGCCAGAGCAGTGGCACCGTGAGCTACTTCTGGTACCGGCAGACTTTGAATATTACGTCTGACATCAGCAACACAGGCACTATCCAGTGGAAGCTGTTTCTCTGCCTGGTGGCCTGCTGGACAactgtgtacctgtgtgtcaTCAGAGGCATTGAGAGCACGGGGAAG GTGATCTACTTTACAGCCCTATTTCCTTACCTGGTGCTAACCATCTTCCTCATCAGAGGTCTGACTCTGCCCGGAGCAACAGAGGGCCTAACTTACCTGTTTACTCCCAAT ATGAAGATTCTTCAGAATCCACGGGTGTGGTTGGACGCAGCCACCCAGATTTTCTTCTCCCTGTCCCTGGCCTTCGGAGGGCATATTGCTTTCGCAAGTTACAATCAACCCAG GAACAATTGTGAGAAGGACGCCGTGACTATTGCCCTGGTCAACAGCATGACCTCCCTGTATGCATCCATCACCATCTTTTCCATCATGGGGTTCAAGGCATCCAATGACTATGGGAGGTGCCTGGACAG AAATATTTTGAGCCTCATCAATGAGTTCGACTTTCCAGAGCTTAGCATCTCCAGGGATGAGTACCCATCTGTCCTCATGTACCTGAATGCCACTCAGCCTGAGAGGGTGGCCCGACTTCCCCTGAAGACCTGCCATCTGGAAGATTTCCTGGATAAG TCCATCTGGAAGCAGAGCTCTGGGGCCCATGTTCTTGGAGAAGACTGTGCCGGGCTGACTTCTAGAGTCTGCAAAGCCCCAGTGCCCCCGA GGGTGGTCTGCTTTATCTGTTTCCTCTCAGCCATTTGCTTCACACTGCAGTCTGGAAGCTACTGGCTGGAGATCTTTGACAGTTTTGCAGCTTCTCTGAATCTGATCATCTTCGCCTTCATGGAGGTGGTGGGCGTCATTCACGTTTATGGGATCAAGCG GTTCTGTGATGACATTGAGTGGATGACTGGGCGGCGGCCCAGCCTGTACTGGCAGGTGACATGGAGGGTGGTGAGCCCTATGCTGCTGTTTGGCATCTTCCTGTCCTACATTGTCCTTCTGGCTCAGTCATCACCCAGCTACAAGGCCTGGAACCCCCAATAT GAACATTTTCCCTCAAGAGAGGAGAAGCTCTATCCAGGCTGGGTACAGGTTACCTGTGTGCTCCTGTCCTTCCTGCCCTCACTGTGGGTCCCTGGAATTGCTCTggctcagctactgttccagtacAGACAGAGGTGGAAGAACACACATCTGGAAAGTGCTCTGAAGCCACAGGAGAGCAGAGGCTGCTGA
- the Slc6a18 gene encoding sodium-dependent neutral amino acid transporter B(0)AT3 isoform X4, translating to MAQASGMDPLVDIEDERPKWDNKLQYLLSCIGFAVGLGNIWRFPYLCHTHGGGAFLIPYFIALVFEGIPLFYIELAIGQRLRRGSIGVWKTISPYLGGVGLGCFSVSFLVSLYYNTILLWVLWFFLNSFQHPLPWSTCPLDLNRTGFVQECQSSGTVSYFWYRQTLNITSDISNTGTIQWKLFLCLVACWTTVYLCVIRGIESTGKVIYFTALFPYLVLTIFLIRGLTLPGATEGLTYLFTPNMKILQNPRVWLDAATQIFFSLSLAFGGHIAFASYNQPRNNCEKDAVTIALVNSMTSLYASITIFSIMGFKASNDYGRCLDRNILSLINEFDFPELSISRDEYPSVLMYLNATQPERVARLPLKTCHLEDFLDKSASGPGLAFIVFTEAVLHMPGASVWSVLFFGMLFTLGLSSMFGNMEGVITPLFDMGILPKGVPKETMTGVVCFICFLSAICFTLQSGSYWLEIFDSFAASLNLIIFAFMEVVGVIHVYGIKRNIFPQERRSSIQAGYRLPVCSCPSCPHCGSLELLWLSYCSSTDRGGRTHIWKVL from the exons ATGGCTCAGGCCTCAGGGATGGACCCACTTGTGGACATCGAGGACGAGAGACCCAAATGGGACAACAAACTTCAGTACCTCCTGAGCTGCATCGGCTTTGCTGTGGGGCTGGGGAACATATGGCGGTTCCCCTACCTGTGCCATACCCACGGGGGAG GGGCCTTCCTCATCCCCTACTTCATCGCCCTGGTCTTTGAGGGGATCCCGCTTTTCTACATTGAGCTTGCCATTGGCCAGCGCCTACGGAGGGGAAGCATTGGCGTATGGAAGACCATCTCCCCCTACCTTGGTGGAGTAG GCCTGGGCTGCTTCTCAGTGTCCTTCCTGGTCAGCCTGTACTACAACACCATTCTCCTGTGGGTCCTGTGGTTCTTCCTCAACTCCTTCCAACACCCACTGCCCTGGAGCACATGCCCATTGGATCTCAACAGAACAG GATTTGTGCAGGAATGCCAGAGCAGTGGCACCGTGAGCTACTTCTGGTACCGGCAGACTTTGAATATTACGTCTGACATCAGCAACACAGGCACTATCCAGTGGAAGCTGTTTCTCTGCCTGGTGGCCTGCTGGACAactgtgtacctgtgtgtcaTCAGAGGCATTGAGAGCACGGGGAAG GTGATCTACTTTACAGCCCTATTTCCTTACCTGGTGCTAACCATCTTCCTCATCAGAGGTCTGACTCTGCCCGGAGCAACAGAGGGCCTAACTTACCTGTTTACTCCCAAT ATGAAGATTCTTCAGAATCCACGGGTGTGGTTGGACGCAGCCACCCAGATTTTCTTCTCCCTGTCCCTGGCCTTCGGAGGGCATATTGCTTTCGCAAGTTACAATCAACCCAG GAACAATTGTGAGAAGGACGCCGTGACTATTGCCCTGGTCAACAGCATGACCTCCCTGTATGCATCCATCACCATCTTTTCCATCATGGGGTTCAAGGCATCCAATGACTATGGGAGGTGCCTGGACAG AAATATTTTGAGCCTCATCAATGAGTTCGACTTTCCAGAGCTTAGCATCTCCAGGGATGAGTACCCATCTGTCCTCATGTACCTGAATGCCACTCAGCCTGAGAGGGTGGCCCGACTTCCCCTGAAGACCTGCCATCTGGAAGATTTCCTGGATAAG AGTGCCTCGGGCCCGGGCCTGGCCTTCATCGTTTTCACAGAAGCTGTCTTGCACATGCCCGGAGCTTCTGTGTGGTCTGTGCTCTTCTTTGGGATGCTGTTCACACTGGGCCTGTCCTCCATGTTTGGGAACATGGAGGGTGTCATCACACCACTATTTGACATGGGGATCTTACCCAAAGGTGTACCCAAGGAGACCATGACCG GGGTGGTCTGCTTTATCTGTTTCCTCTCAGCCATTTGCTTCACACTGCAGTCTGGAAGCTACTGGCTGGAGATCTTTGACAGTTTTGCAGCTTCTCTGAATCTGATCATCTTCGCCTTCATGGAGGTGGTGGGCGTCATTCACGTTTATGGGATCAAGCG GAACATTTTCCCTCAAGAGAGGAGAAGCTCTATCCAGGCTGGGTACAGGTTACCTGTGTGCTCCTGTCCTTCCTGCCCTCACTGTGGGTCCCTGGAATTGCTCTggctcagctactgttccagtacAGACAGAGGTGGAAGAACACACATCTGGAAAGTGCTCTGA